A region from the Inhella inkyongensis genome encodes:
- a CDS encoding methyltransferase produces the protein MSRLSRPAASASGVTPLTAQARFWNRIARKYAADAIADLPGYEATLDRVRALLQPQQTVLELGCGTGSTALRLAPQVRSYLGTDLAPEMITIARERLALQPTPGLRFAVADAADAADAAPQRPAPGFDALLAFNLLHLLPDLDASLAQLLKPLKSGGLFISKTACVGEMNPLIPWLAIPVARVLGKAPPVRAFKAPTLVAALERQGLQIEAEERHGTKGKDIRIFVVARKP, from the coding sequence ATGAGCCGCCTGTCGCGGCCCGCAGCGTCAGCCTCAGGCGTGACGCCCCTGACGGCTCAGGCGCGGTTTTGGAACCGCATCGCGCGCAAGTACGCGGCGGATGCGATCGCCGACTTGCCTGGGTATGAAGCCACGCTGGACCGGGTGCGCGCCTTGTTGCAGCCCCAGCAAACCGTGCTGGAGCTGGGCTGCGGCACGGGCAGCACCGCATTGCGTCTGGCCCCCCAAGTGCGAAGTTATCTGGGGACCGACCTGGCGCCGGAGATGATCACCATCGCCCGCGAGCGCTTGGCGCTGCAGCCCACTCCGGGTCTGCGCTTTGCAGTAGCTGATGCGGCTGATGCAGCCGACGCTGCGCCTCAGCGCCCAGCACCCGGCTTTGATGCCTTGCTGGCCTTCAATCTGCTGCACCTGCTGCCTGATCTTGACGCCAGCCTAGCGCAGCTGCTGAAACCGCTCAAATCGGGCGGCCTCTTCATTTCCAAGACGGCCTGCGTGGGCGAGATGAACCCACTGATTCCCTGGCTGGCCATTCCCGTGGCGCGCGTGCTGGGCAAGGCGCCGCCGGTGCGGGCATTCAAGGCGCCCACACTCGTGGCTGCCTTGGAGCGCCAGGGCTTGCAGATCGAGGCCGAGGAGCGCCACGGCACGAAGGGCAAAGACATTCGCATCTTCGTGGTGGCGCGCAAGCCCTGA
- a CDS encoding LytR/AlgR family response regulator transcription factor codes for MNSCPRALIAEDETLLGEHLRAELQALWPELEVLGIAPNGQAALEQGLRLRPEIVFLDIRMPGLTGLEAATALAEDWPEDAGALPLIVFVTAHDEYALKAFEAAAVDYVLKPAQTERLRQTVQRLQAALAQRAASAAPGAAQADDTLAALRTLLSQAQSAPSTPRLRHLQVAVGNQIELVPVDQLLYLEAADKYVRAVTTGREHWVRISLRELLPQLDPERFWQVHRSTVVNIDAVRRAERLENGQALLDLHGRPERITVSRVHAARFKPL; via the coding sequence ATGAACAGCTGCCCCCGCGCCCTGATTGCCGAAGACGAAACCCTGCTGGGCGAGCACCTGCGTGCCGAACTGCAGGCCCTGTGGCCCGAGCTGGAGGTGCTGGGCATTGCGCCCAATGGCCAGGCGGCGCTGGAGCAAGGCCTGCGCCTGCGGCCCGAGATCGTGTTTCTGGACATCCGCATGCCGGGGCTCACTGGCTTGGAGGCCGCCACCGCCCTGGCCGAGGACTGGCCCGAAGACGCGGGTGCCCTGCCCTTGATCGTCTTCGTCACCGCGCACGACGAGTATGCGCTCAAGGCCTTCGAGGCGGCTGCGGTGGACTATGTGCTCAAGCCCGCGCAAACCGAGCGCCTGCGCCAGACCGTGCAGCGCCTGCAAGCGGCCCTGGCCCAACGGGCTGCTTCGGCGGCGCCGGGGGCTGCACAGGCCGACGACACGCTTGCCGCCCTGCGCACCTTGCTGAGCCAGGCCCAATCCGCCCCCAGCACGCCGCGCCTGCGCCATTTGCAAGTGGCGGTGGGCAACCAGATTGAGCTGGTGCCCGTGGATCAGCTGCTCTATCTAGAAGCCGCCGACAAATACGTGCGCGCCGTGACGACCGGCAGGGAGCACTGGGTGCGCATCTCGCTGCGCGAGTTGCTGCCGCAGCTGGACCCCGAGCGCTTCTGGCAGGTGCATCGCAGCACCGTCGTCAATATCGACGCCGTGCGCCGCGCCGAACGGCTGGAAAACGGCCAGGCCCTACTGGACTTGCACGGCAGGCCCGAGCGCATCACGGTGAGCCGCGTGCATGCGGCGCGCTTCAAGCCCTTGTAG
- the pdxR gene encoding MocR-like pyridoxine biosynthesis transcription factor PdxR, with protein sequence MPLPSRLWLQHFDRAARSGLSLREQLCASLRAHARARRSAVAERLPASRVLAADLGLSRATVEAAYAQLQAEGLLERRHGSGSYLRATPTQATRAAVPGASRPATLSARGQLALRIGGCVDPLTPLPFAAGSPDLRAFPWALWQRLGRRRQGDAPALARYQDPQGLPELRDALAEHLQAARGLAGRPDQLLILTSSQQALQLLASLLLDPGDCVWMEDPGYRGAAACFAAAGARVQPVQVDAEGLCPQADLPPPRLIYLTPAHQYPLGVRLSPARRAQILALARQHGAWVIEDDYDSDFHDAATALPALQTQDPDGRVVYLGTFSKTLMPGLRLAYAQLPDRLMPAALALRSLQDGHSNGWFQALVADFIGGGHYATHLRAMRRLYNARRTLLQQGLAAELPWARVLAPEGCGLQLCVALPQGQGDRLSRAAARAGVVTPGLHSLQKTLDAWLLGFAALTPAEIEGAIARLAPLRP encoded by the coding sequence ATGCCTTTACCCAGCCGTCTTTGGTTGCAGCATTTCGACCGCGCGGCACGCTCGGGCTTGAGCCTGCGCGAACAGCTTTGCGCCAGCCTGCGTGCCCATGCCCGAGCGCGCCGCAGTGCCGTCGCAGAACGCCTGCCTGCCAGCCGCGTGCTGGCGGCCGACTTGGGCCTGTCGCGCGCCACGGTCGAGGCCGCCTATGCGCAGCTGCAGGCCGAAGGCTTGCTGGAGCGCCGCCATGGCAGCGGCAGCTATTTGCGCGCCACACCGACCCAAGCGACGCGCGCGGCCGTCCCAGGAGCGAGCCGCCCGGCCACCTTGTCAGCACGGGGGCAGTTGGCCCTTCGGATCGGCGGCTGCGTGGACCCGCTGACGCCCCTGCCCTTCGCCGCCGGCAGCCCCGACCTGCGCGCCTTCCCCTGGGCGCTGTGGCAGCGTCTGGGCCGTCGCCGCCAGGGCGATGCGCCGGCGCTGGCGCGCTACCAAGATCCACAGGGTCTGCCAGAGCTGCGCGATGCGCTGGCCGAGCACCTGCAAGCCGCCCGCGGCCTGGCAGGCCGACCCGATCAATTGCTGATCCTGACCAGTTCGCAGCAGGCCCTTCAACTGCTGGCCAGCCTGCTGCTGGACCCTGGCGACTGCGTGTGGATGGAAGATCCTGGTTATCGCGGCGCCGCCGCCTGCTTTGCAGCTGCGGGCGCCCGGGTGCAGCCCGTGCAGGTGGACGCCGAGGGCCTGTGTCCGCAGGCCGACTTGCCCCCGCCGCGCCTGATCTACCTGACCCCGGCGCACCAGTACCCGCTAGGCGTGCGCCTGAGCCCCGCACGGCGCGCGCAGATCCTGGCCCTGGCGCGTCAGCATGGCGCCTGGGTGATCGAGGACGACTACGACAGCGACTTCCACGACGCCGCCACCGCCCTGCCGGCGCTGCAGACCCAGGACCCCGATGGGCGCGTGGTCTACCTGGGCACTTTCTCAAAGACCCTGATGCCAGGGCTGCGCCTGGCCTATGCGCAGCTGCCCGATCGCTTGATGCCCGCCGCCTTGGCCCTGCGCAGCTTGCAGGATGGCCACAGCAACGGGTGGTTCCAGGCCTTGGTGGCCGACTTCATCGGCGGCGGGCACTACGCGACGCACCTGCGCGCCATGCGCCGGCTCTACAACGCCCGTCGCACGCTGCTGCAACAGGGGCTAGCCGCCGAGCTGCCCTGGGCGCGGGTGCTGGCGCCCGAGGGCTGCGGGCTGCAGCTCTGTGTGGCGCTACCGCAGGGGCAAGGCGACCGGCTGAGTCGAGCGGCGGCCCGTGCTGGTGTCGTCACGCCCGGCCTGCACAGCTTGCAGAAAACCCTGGATGCCTGGCTGCTGGGCTTTGCGGCTTTAACACCCGCTGAGATCGAAGGCGCCATCGCGAGGCTGGCGCCCCTTCGCCCTTGA
- a CDS encoding rhodanese-like domain-containing protein, giving the protein MNDSAVLHYPPASPTETADYMQWKLRFHADAWDVAEDLSLGLDRLVVVDTRSAAHYAQGHVPGAISLPHREMTAERCAQLDRSKVYVTYCDGIGCNGSTKGAYKLAALGFLVKEMLGGLDFWKRDGHPLATGTQPGTMRRQVVGMACAC; this is encoded by the coding sequence ATGAACGATTCCGCCGTGTTGCACTACCCGCCCGCCAGTCCCACTGAGACGGCCGACTACATGCAGTGGAAGCTGCGCTTCCATGCCGATGCCTGGGATGTGGCCGAGGACCTCAGCCTCGGACTGGATCGCCTGGTGGTGGTGGACACGCGCTCCGCCGCGCACTACGCCCAGGGCCATGTGCCGGGCGCCATCAGCCTGCCGCACCGCGAGATGACGGCCGAGCGCTGCGCCCAGCTCGATCGCAGCAAGGTCTACGTGACCTATTGCGACGGCATCGGCTGCAACGGCTCAACCAAGGGCGCCTACAAGCTGGCTGCGCTGGGCTTTCTGGTCAAGGAGATGCTGGGCGGTCTGGATTTCTGGAAGCGCGATGGCCACCCACTCGCTACGGGCACTCAACCGGGAACAATGCGCCGGCAGGTCGTCGGCATGGCCTGCGCGTGCTGA
- a CDS encoding glutamine--tRNA ligase/YqeY domain fusion protein — MNSPVEAPTPGHNFLRAQIERDLQQWSRGQGPERRFGGSPGDAAHHAAGALDPAKIRTRFPPEPNGYLHIGHAKSICLNFGLARDYGGAAHLRFDDTNPEKEEQEYVDAIKEMVAWLGWSWEHAGQTHLYQASDYFDFMYRAAEGLIEAGLAYVDEQSADDMRKNRGDFTTPGTDSPFRTRTPAENLARFREMRDGQHADGSMVLRAKIEMASPNINLRDPALYRIKHAEHHATGNKWCIYPMYTYAHPIEDALERITHSICTLEFEDQRPFYDWLLGHLAQLGLLAQPLPHQYEFGRLNLSYVVTSKRKLRQLVDEGHVKGWDDPRMPTLVGMRRRGYTPESIRAMVDGSGTTKTNSWLEYSVLEGCLRADLEARAPRAMAVLDPLKLELVNYAEVFGSTDFRDPCSAPAHPHHPELGERRFSFGPELWIEREDFAEVPPKGYHRLFPGNKVRLKAGHVIECVGCTKNEAGEVLAVQAKVVPDTKSGTPGADAIKVKGVITWVAAHEAVAAEIRLFDRLFSDPQPDAGGKDFLACLNPESLRVTQGFVEPALLDAAPASHWQFERHGYFVADRVDHSAGRAVFNRTATLKDSWGAK; from the coding sequence ATGAATAGCCCCGTCGAAGCCCCCACCCCTGGCCACAATTTTTTGCGCGCGCAGATTGAGCGCGATCTGCAGCAGTGGAGCCGGGGCCAGGGGCCGGAGCGACGCTTTGGGGGCTCGCCCGGCGACGCCGCCCACCACGCGGCCGGCGCGCTGGACCCGGCCAAGATCCGCACCCGTTTTCCGCCCGAGCCGAATGGCTATCTGCACATCGGCCACGCCAAGAGCATTTGCCTGAACTTCGGCTTGGCGCGGGACTACGGCGGCGCCGCCCACCTGCGCTTTGACGACACCAATCCGGAAAAGGAAGAGCAGGAGTACGTCGACGCCATCAAAGAGATGGTGGCCTGGCTGGGCTGGAGCTGGGAGCACGCCGGCCAGACCCATCTGTACCAGGCCAGCGACTACTTTGACTTCATGTACCGCGCGGCGGAAGGCTTGATCGAAGCCGGCCTGGCCTATGTGGACGAGCAAAGCGCAGACGACATGCGCAAGAACCGCGGCGACTTCACGACGCCCGGCACTGACAGCCCTTTTCGCACGCGCACGCCGGCCGAGAACCTGGCGCGATTCAGGGAGATGCGCGACGGCCAGCACGCGGACGGCAGCATGGTGCTGCGCGCCAAGATTGAAATGGCCAGCCCCAACATCAATCTGCGCGATCCGGCGCTCTATCGCATCAAGCATGCCGAGCACCACGCCACGGGCAATAAGTGGTGCATCTACCCGATGTACACCTATGCGCACCCGATCGAGGACGCGCTGGAGCGCATCACCCACTCCATCTGCACCCTGGAGTTCGAGGACCAGCGGCCCTTCTACGACTGGCTGCTGGGCCATCTGGCGCAATTGGGGCTGCTGGCCCAGCCGCTGCCGCACCAGTACGAGTTCGGCCGCCTAAACCTGAGCTATGTGGTGACCAGCAAGCGCAAGCTGCGCCAACTGGTGGACGAAGGCCATGTGAAGGGCTGGGACGATCCGCGCATGCCGACCCTGGTGGGCATGCGCCGGCGCGGCTACACGCCGGAGAGCATCCGCGCCATGGTGGACGGCAGCGGCACCACCAAGACCAACAGCTGGCTGGAGTACAGCGTGCTGGAAGGCTGCCTGCGCGCCGACCTGGAAGCCCGTGCCCCGCGCGCCATGGCCGTGCTGGACCCCCTGAAGCTGGAGCTGGTGAACTACGCCGAGGTGTTCGGCTCCACCGACTTCCGCGACCCCTGCAGCGCCCCGGCCCATCCGCACCACCCTGAGTTGGGCGAGCGCCGCTTCTCCTTCGGCCCCGAGCTCTGGATCGAGCGCGAGGACTTCGCCGAGGTGCCGCCCAAGGGCTATCACCGCCTGTTCCCGGGCAACAAGGTGCGCCTCAAGGCCGGCCATGTGATCGAGTGCGTGGGTTGCACCAAGAACGAAGCCGGCGAAGTGCTTGCCGTGCAGGCCAAGGTCGTGCCTGACACCAAGAGCGGCACACCCGGCGCGGATGCCATCAAGGTCAAGGGCGTGATCACCTGGGTGGCCGCACACGAGGCCGTGGCGGCCGAAATTCGCCTGTTCGACCGCCTGTTCAGCGACCCCCAACCCGACGCCGGCGGCAAGGACTTCCTGGCCTGTCTGAACCCGGAGTCGCTGCGAGTGACCCAAGGTTTTGTGGAGCCGGCGCTGCTGGATGCGGCTCCCGCCAGCCACTGGCAGTTCGAGCGCCACGGCTATTTCGTGGCCGACCGAGTCGATCACTCGGCAGGCCGGGCGGTGTTCAACCGCACCGCCACTCTGAAGGACAGCTGGGGCGCGAAATGA
- a CDS encoding sensor histidine kinase, producing MTPDSLAPPWRQRHPRINELLNILAVGLVIGVLNWLIRGGRHFWGGMLYSQAITLCIAYGIALYNTGVSRWLLRRGGQSPALLKNWPGWTWALPGLVLMPLLGYTLGHGLVDWLLDRPQRNLWGGSLLQTLVTVGFIVLISAAVAYYFFTRESLAALKLAHEQAQRQAAEAQLQTLQAQLEPHMLFNTLAHLRVLIKLRPDDAQAMLDQLIAFLRATLQASRRESHPLSAEFERLRDYLALMQVRMGARLRPELDLPAELAALPVPPLLLQPLVENAIKHGLEPAVDGGRLRISARRRDQRLLLCVEDEGVGLGQAPASDGTGFGLTQIRERLQSLYGPRASLTLQALDPQGCRAELELPLK from the coding sequence ATGACCCCTGATTCCCTCGCCCCGCCCTGGCGCCAGCGCCACCCCCGCATCAACGAGCTGCTGAACATCCTGGCCGTGGGCCTGGTCATCGGGGTGTTGAACTGGTTGATCCGCGGTGGGCGCCACTTTTGGGGCGGCATGCTGTATTCGCAGGCCATCACCCTGTGCATCGCCTATGGCATTGCGCTCTACAACACCGGGGTCAGCCGCTGGTTGCTGCGCCGCGGCGGCCAAAGCCCAGCCCTGCTGAAGAACTGGCCCGGCTGGACCTGGGCCCTGCCCGGCCTGGTGCTGATGCCCCTGCTGGGCTACACCCTGGGTCACGGCCTGGTGGACTGGCTGCTAGACCGCCCACAACGCAATCTATGGGGCGGCAGCCTGCTGCAGACCCTGGTGACGGTGGGCTTCATCGTGCTGATCTCGGCCGCGGTGGCGTACTACTTTTTCACCCGCGAATCGCTGGCAGCACTGAAGTTGGCGCATGAACAGGCCCAGCGTCAGGCCGCCGAGGCCCAGCTGCAAACCCTGCAGGCCCAGCTGGAGCCGCACATGCTGTTCAACACCCTGGCGCATCTGCGGGTCCTGATCAAGCTGCGGCCCGACGACGCGCAGGCCATGCTGGATCAGCTGATCGCCTTTCTGCGCGCCACCCTGCAGGCCAGCCGCCGCGAAAGCCATCCCTTGAGCGCCGAGTTCGAGCGCCTGCGCGACTACCTGGCCCTGATGCAGGTGCGCATGGGTGCGCGCCTGCGCCCCGAGCTGGACCTGCCGGCCGAGCTGGCCGCGTTGCCGGTGCCGCCGCTGCTGCTGCAGCCCCTGGTGGAAAACGCCATCAAACACGGGCTGGAGCCGGCGGTGGATGGCGGACGATTGCGCATCTCGGCGCGGCGTCGGGATCAGCGCCTGCTGCTGTGCGTCGAGGATGAAGGCGTCGGGCTGGGCCAGGCGCCCGCCAGCGATGGCACCGGCTTTGGCCTGACCCAGATCCGCGAACGCCTGCAAAGCCTGTACGGCCCACGCGCCAGCCTGACCCTGCAAGCCTTGGATCCCCAGGGCTGCCGGGCCGAATTGGAGTTGCCCCTGAAATGA